TCAAGGCGGGGAGGAGGCCAGAATACTGCTAGCCGCTGCTCACTATGCCGGGAAACCCATGCTAGCCAAGGCAGCAGGCGCCATATCGTTCATTGATGGCTGGGTATTCTTCATAATGGCCTACGCCGGCGCAGTGGGATTAGCGCTGCCGTAGCAGGCACAATCATTAACAAAAATAAATCAAATACCTTTTGCCAAATATTTAATTGTCCTCCACCGATCAATGTAATGTGAGGGATAACCAAGGCACGGCGAGGTACTTGATCCATGTAGCGCCACGGGGAGCCCTGGTAACTAATAGGCCGGAATTAATGAGGAGGTTAAGAGATCTTGGCATTCACGTGATAAACATTCGAATCGGCAGTAACCATATTGAGGTTGATGCATTATCGCGCAATATTGGGGCTGATGCGGATATAATCGATAAGGCGATCGGCAGCGTGACAAGAATTATTCCGCTAAATGAGGAGAATGAGGTGGAGAACCCCTTTAAGGCATTCATTGAATTATTTAATGAGGAGAGGTTCTGGGAGGCCCACGAGGTTCTGGAGGGCGTTTGGAGAGCGAATAGGGATACCCGAGTTCAGGGATTAATAGTGCTGGCCGCGGCCTTCGCTAAGCTGCAGGAGGAATCCCTCACGGGTTTTCAGAGACTAATGCAGAGATCACTGGATTTAATGGCTGGAAGCCACCAAGTTGATTGCATAAGCATTGATCGGATCAAGGAATTAATTAATGAAGCAATTAGGTCTAGGAGGCCATTTAGGATTCATTGCAAAAATAATGAATTGGATTAACTCATTTGGATTAACTCATTAGGCCTTTATTGGGTCAGACTTAATGCCGTACTTGGCTCTCCACTGCTCAAATATTTGCTGCTCCTCTGGAGTTAATTGCCTATTGAACCTGTACCATTGCTTGCTCTTTGATTCCTCCGGCGCCTCGCTGGCCTTCCATATGCAGTTGACTGGACACACCTTTATGCATTCAAAGGAGTCTGGGCAAGCCTCCCATATTAGCCTGGCCTTCCCATTCTCATCCAACTCCAGCGCATTATAGGGACACACGGAGACACATGCACCGCATCCGATGCATATATCCATGTCCACTACTATCCTCTCATATTTAGCCAGGTCTTGACCAGATGGTGCGGACATACTTGATCAATAGAGCCCCTAACTAATTGATTAATAACAATTTCCTCA
The nucleotide sequence above comes from Thermocladium sp. ECH_B. Encoded proteins:
- a CDS encoding ferredoxin, whose protein sequence is MSAPSGQDLAKYERIVVDMDICIGCGACVSVCPYNALELDENGKARLIWEACPDSFECIKVCPVNCIWKASEAPEESKSKQWYRFNRQLTPEEQQIFEQWRAKYGIKSDPIKA